From Cellulophaga lytica DSM 7489, a single genomic window includes:
- a CDS encoding class I SAM-dependent methyltransferase yields the protein MGSDIFGAAMLDYLNNTYKEDIVTRSSISEDDTIPVPYLFRSYAEMPIIEQKALNLSKGKVLDIGCGAGSHSLYLQNKNIDVTALDSSKGAIEACKKRGISKTINAKILEHNSTTYDTLLLLMNGIGIVGELNKLGDYLQHLKSLLNTNGQLLLDSSDIIYMFEEDEDGGYWIPPGKDYYGEVDYEMQYKNEKSDTFPWLYLDYNTLQRAAILNGFNCELIVEGEHYDYLAKLTVAKQ from the coding sequence ATGGGAAGCGATATTTTTGGTGCCGCAATGTTAGATTATCTTAATAATACCTACAAAGAAGACATTGTAACGCGTTCCTCTATTTCTGAAGATGATACAATTCCCGTGCCATACCTTTTTAGGAGTTATGCAGAAATGCCAATTATAGAGCAAAAAGCACTAAATTTAAGTAAAGGAAAGGTTTTAGATATTGGTTGTGGCGCTGGTAGCCATAGCTTGTATTTACAAAATAAAAATATAGATGTTACCGCTTTAGACTCATCTAAAGGAGCCATAGAAGCTTGTAAAAAAAGAGGCATATCTAAAACCATAAATGCTAAAATACTAGAGCACAACTCTACTACATATGATACTCTTTTACTACTAATGAATGGTATTGGTATTGTAGGCGAGCTAAATAAGCTAGGAGACTACCTACAACACTTAAAATCTTTATTAAATACAAACGGACAATTGCTACTAGATTCTAGTGACATAATTTATATGTTTGAGGAAGATGAAGATGGCGGCTACTGGATTCCTCCTGGTAAAGATTATTACGGAGAGGTAGATTACGAAATGCAATACAAAAATGAAAAAAGCGATACTTTTCCTTGGTTATATTTGGATTACAACACACTACAACGCGCAGCTATTTTAAATGGTTTTAATTGTGAATTGATAGTTGAAGGAGAACATTACGACTATTTAGCTAAACTTACTGTTGCTAAGCAATAG
- a CDS encoding DUF2059 domain-containing protein codes for MKQLGIALVLVLFFATNGIAQTKKDNSLVATYLKANGSAAQYQYAYDQLLTMLHKNHPKTDKNADAYKYLNDNKSKAVAEILNDLEVVYTKHFTQEDIKEMLGFYRGEAAKQMLADRTKMTEEQKQELNAYYNSEVGKKIISKQQVLSKEIGAASEAWSRDLYETAMSLLK; via the coding sequence ATGAAACAACTTGGTATTGCATTAGTTTTAGTTCTTTTTTTTGCAACAAATGGTATTGCACAAACAAAAAAAGATAATAGTTTGGTAGCAACTTATTTAAAAGCCAATGGTTCTGCGGCTCAATACCAGTATGCGTATGACCAATTACTTACAATGTTGCATAAAAATCATCCAAAAACAGATAAGAATGCAGATGCTTACAAATATTTAAATGATAATAAAAGTAAGGCTGTAGCTGAAATTTTAAACGATTTAGAAGTAGTATATACAAAACATTTTACACAAGAAGATATTAAAGAAATGTTAGGCTTTTATAGAGGTGAAGCTGCTAAACAAATGCTAGCAGACAGAACAAAAATGACAGAGGAACAAAAACAAGAGCTTAATGCATATTACAACTCTGAGGTTGGAAAAAAAATAATATCAAAACAACAAGTGCTTAGCAAAGAAATAGGAGCTGCTTCTGAGGCTTGGAGCAGAGATTTGTATGAAACAGCTATGAGTTTATTAAAATAA
- a CDS encoding YkgJ family cysteine cluster protein codes for MKEVLKELPKKAKQKQNENKKFFTKLKKKPPKNLDYVMQELHEEEFTKTDCLTCANCCKTTGPLFTNADVERIAKFFRQKPQQFIENYLRIDEDNDYVLQSVPCTFLGSDNYCSIYDVRPKACREFPHTDRKKFQQISNLTMKNIAICPAAYNIVEEMKKRIKV; via the coding sequence ATGAAAGAAGTTTTAAAAGAACTACCCAAAAAGGCGAAACAAAAGCAAAACGAGAATAAAAAGTTTTTTACCAAACTTAAAAAAAAGCCGCCAAAAAATTTAGATTATGTAATGCAAGAACTTCATGAAGAGGAGTTTACTAAAACAGATTGCCTTACTTGTGCCAACTGCTGTAAAACAACAGGGCCTTTATTTACCAATGCAGATGTAGAGCGCATTGCAAAATTTTTTAGGCAAAAACCACAGCAGTTTATAGAAAACTATTTACGTATAGATGAAGATAATGATTATGTATTGCAAAGTGTACCCTGCACCTTTTTAGGCTCAGATAATTATTGCTCTATATACGATGTAAGGCCAAAGGCGTGCAGAGAGTTTCCGCATACAGACCGTAAAAAGTTTCAGCAAATAAGTAATTTAACAATGAAAAATATTGCTATTTGTCCGGCTGCTTATAATATTGTAGAAGAAATGAAAAAGAGAATTAAAGTGTAG
- a CDS encoding sterol desaturase family protein, producing the protein MESIITYFETIPSAHRSFILVGGITFFWLLEGILPLQSFTYKKWRHALPNLFFTFTTVVINFLLAFLLLKTSDWTVVNNFGIINWLPQMPLWLYVIIGVMLLDFFGAYLAHFTEHKVKPLWMVHLVHHTDHNVDTTTANRHHPLESVIRFVFTLAGVFIVGAPMGVVMLYQSLSLVATQFGHANIKLPKRVDEVISYFLVSPDMHKVHHHYVLPYTDSNYGNIFSVWDRLFGTFMKLDRDSIVYGVDTFPDEVENASIKGLLKQPFHKYRKPTTKT; encoded by the coding sequence ATGGAAAGTATAATTACATATTTTGAAACCATACCGTCTGCTCACCGTAGCTTTATTTTAGTTGGTGGTATTACATTTTTTTGGCTTTTAGAAGGTATTTTACCGTTACAAAGTTTTACGTATAAAAAATGGCGACACGCATTGCCTAATTTGTTTTTTACTTTTACTACCGTTGTAATAAATTTTTTGCTCGCTTTTTTATTGCTTAAAACAAGTGATTGGACTGTTGTAAATAACTTTGGGATTATAAATTGGTTACCACAAATGCCTTTATGGTTGTATGTGATAATAGGTGTAATGTTACTAGATTTTTTTGGCGCTTACCTAGCACACTTTACAGAGCATAAAGTAAAACCGTTGTGGATGGTACATTTGGTTCACCATACAGACCATAATGTAGACACTACTACAGCAAACAGGCACCACCCGTTAGAGAGCGTAATACGTTTTGTGTTTACTTTAGCAGGTGTTTTTATTGTTGGTGCACCAATGGGTGTTGTAATGTTATATCAATCTTTATCATTAGTTGCTACACAATTTGGACACGCTAACATTAAACTACCTAAGAGGGTAGATGAGGTTATAAGTTATTTTTTAGTATCTCCAGATATGCACAAAGTGCATCATCATTATGTTTTGCCTTATACCGACTCCAATTACGGCAACATTTTCTCAGTTTGGGATAGGTTGTTTGGTACATTTATGAAATTAGACCGTGATAGTATTGTATATGGTGTAGATACTTTTCCAGATGAGGTAGAGAATGCAAGTATAAAAGGGCTGCTAAAGCAACCCTTTCATAAATATAGGAAACCTACAACTAAAACTTAG
- a CDS encoding exo-beta-N-acetylmuramidase NamZ family protein, protein MAILSGFKSTVLLWFLILSACGNAPKANFTANTEKKPTIIPPKKIVVAANKTNDYLPLLEGKKVAIVANQTSVIFKTDSTYTHIVDSLQTLQINIKKVFAPEHGFRGKVDAGEHVKDGVDTKTGLPLISLYGKNRKPNNTQLKDIDVVLFDIQDVGVRFYTYIATLQLVMEACAENNIKVVVLDRPNPNGHYVDGPTMETEHRGFLGMTNIPLVYGMTIAEYATMINEEGWLNGNKKADLTIIKLNNYEHTSDYNLPIRPSPNLPNNTAITLYPSLGLFEGMNINAGRGTEFQFQRYGAPFLDSTKYGFTYTPQPNFGSKNPKHKGKLCYGNDLSKSERMNTMTLKWIIDAYENSTDKSNVFLTSGFTKHAGTDKLQKQIESGMSESEIKKTWQPAIEEFKKIRAKYLIYN, encoded by the coding sequence ATGGCAATTTTATCCGGTTTCAAAAGTACAGTTTTATTATGGTTTTTAATACTTTCTGCTTGCGGAAACGCCCCAAAAGCTAATTTTACAGCCAATACAGAAAAAAAACCTACAATTATACCCCCTAAAAAAATTGTAGTTGCAGCTAATAAAACTAATGATTACTTGCCATTATTAGAAGGTAAAAAGGTTGCAATTGTTGCCAACCAAACTAGTGTAATTTTTAAAACAGACAGCACCTACACGCATATTGTAGATTCTTTACAAACATTGCAGATTAATATAAAAAAAGTTTTTGCTCCAGAACACGGTTTTAGAGGCAAGGTAGATGCTGGTGAACACGTAAAAGATGGCGTAGACACTAAAACTGGTTTACCTTTAATATCACTATACGGTAAAAATAGAAAGCCAAATAATACACAGTTAAAAGATATTGATGTGGTGCTTTTTGATATACAAGATGTTGGTGTACGCTTTTACACTTACATAGCTACATTGCAATTGGTTATGGAAGCTTGTGCAGAAAACAACATTAAAGTTGTGGTATTAGATAGGCCAAACCCAAACGGACATTATGTAGACGGACCAACTATGGAAACTGAACATAGAGGCTTTTTAGGAATGACAAATATTCCGTTAGTATACGGAATGACCATTGCAGAATATGCTACAATGATAAATGAAGAAGGCTGGTTAAATGGCAATAAAAAAGCCGACTTAACTATAATTAAGCTTAATAATTATGAGCACACAAGTGATTATAATTTACCTATTAGGCCTTCTCCTAACCTACCAAACAATACTGCAATTACACTATACCCTAGTTTAGGTTTGTTTGAAGGTATGAACATTAACGCTGGCCGTGGTACAGAGTTTCAGTTTCAGCGTTATGGTGCTCCTTTTTTAGACAGTACAAAATATGGCTTTACTTATACTCCGCAACCTAATTTTGGATCTAAAAACCCAAAACACAAAGGGAAACTATGTTATGGTAATGACTTGTCTAAATCTGAAAGAATGAACACTATGACATTAAAATGGATTATAGATGCTTATGAAAATAGTACTGATAAAAGCAACGTATTTTTAACAAGCGGATTTACAAAACACGCTGGTACAGATAAATTGCAAAAACAAATAGAATCTGGTATGTCTGAATCTGAAATTAAAAAGACTTGGCAACCAGCTATTGAAGAGTTTAAAAAAATAAGAGCTAAATACCTTATTTACAACTAA
- a CDS encoding ABC transporter permease — protein MNLEFFITKRLIKGKENKSSISAPIIKIAIVAIALSVIMMLFAIATGDGLKEKVREKVAAFNGHIQIFNYDNNTSDVSVVPVSINQEFYPEFKNIDGITHVQAIANKGGIIITDDTFEGIIAKGVGKDYNWDVFKEYVVAGRLPNYNDKLNEEVLVSSLIANKLQLKVGDTFSTFFLKDNNPSQTPNRRNFTIVGLYDSGFEEFDGTYVFVDIRHIQRINKWSKDQVGSFEVFLNSFDAIDQKSKEIYGTTVSTLDSSNIKDKYRSIFEWIGLFDFNVALIIGIMIIVGGINMITALLVLILERTQMIGILKALGAANWSVRKVFLYNAVYLIAIGLFWGNLIGLGLLWLQNKFKFLTFADPKEYYIEYIPVHIDTVTVLILNIGVMLLCLLMLLLPSYIITRISPVKSIKFE, from the coding sequence TTGAACTTAGAATTTTTTATTACTAAACGCCTAATTAAAGGTAAAGAGAATAAAAGTAGTATATCTGCGCCAATAATAAAAATTGCTATTGTAGCAATTGCATTGAGCGTAATTATGATGCTTTTTGCTATTGCAACAGGAGATGGCTTAAAAGAAAAGGTAAGAGAAAAAGTAGCCGCTTTTAATGGGCATATTCAAATTTTTAATTATGACAATAACACCTCAGATGTGTCTGTTGTTCCTGTGTCTATAAATCAAGAATTTTATCCAGAATTTAAAAATATAGACGGTATTACTCACGTACAAGCCATAGCCAATAAAGGAGGTATAATTATTACAGATGATACTTTTGAAGGTATAATAGCAAAAGGCGTAGGCAAAGATTATAATTGGGATGTTTTTAAAGAGTATGTAGTAGCTGGTAGGTTGCCTAATTACAATGATAAATTAAATGAAGAAGTTTTGGTGTCTTCATTAATTGCTAATAAGTTACAGTTAAAGGTTGGCGATACCTTTTCTACCTTCTTTTTAAAAGACAACAACCCATCACAAACACCAAACCGCAGAAATTTTACTATTGTTGGTTTGTATGATAGTGGTTTTGAAGAATTTGATGGCACGTATGTTTTTGTAGACATACGCCATATACAACGTATTAATAAATGGAGCAAAGACCAAGTTGGTAGTTTTGAAGTCTTTTTAAATAGTTTTGATGCTATAGACCAAAAAAGCAAAGAAATTTACGGCACTACGGTTTCTACATTAGACTCTAGCAATATAAAAGATAAATACCGTAGTATTTTTGAGTGGATAGGTTTGTTTGATTTTAATGTGGCACTTATTATTGGTATTATGATAATTGTTGGCGGTATTAATATGATAACTGCTCTGTTGGTTTTAATTTTAGAGCGCACACAAATGATAGGTATTTTAAAAGCTCTTGGTGCTGCAAATTGGAGTGTACGTAAAGTGTTTTTATACAATGCAGTTTACTTAATTGCAATTGGGCTTTTTTGGGGCAATTTAATAGGTTTAGGCTTGTTGTGGTTACAAAATAAATTTAAGTTTTTAACTTTTGCAGATCCTAAAGAATACTATATAGAGTACATACCTGTGCATATAGATACTGTTACAGTATTAATTTTAAACATAGGTGTAATGCTACTTTGTTTGCTTATGTTGTTACTACCATCTTACATAATTACAAGAATAAGTCCAGTAAAGTCTATTAAGTTTGAGTAG
- a CDS encoding PLP-dependent cysteine synthase family protein, protein MNYAENILETIGNTPLVKLNKLTEELPCLVLSKYETFNPGNSVKDRMALQMIEDAEADGRLKPGGTIIEGTSGNTGMGLALAAIIKGYKCIFVMADKQSKEKVDILKAVGAEVVVCPTAVEPEDPRSYYSVSKRLGEEIPNSWYVNQYDNPSNAKAHFLSTGPEIWEQTEGKITHFVVGVGTGGTISGVGKYLKSKNPNVKVWGVDTYGSVFKKYHETGEFDENEIYPYITEGIGEDILPKNVDFSIIDGFTKVTDKDAAVYTQRLAKEEGMFLGNSAGAAIKGVLQLKEHFTKDDVVVVLFHDHGSRYVGKMFNDDWMREQNFIE, encoded by the coding sequence ATGAATTACGCAGAGAATATTTTAGAGACTATTGGTAATACACCATTAGTTAAATTAAATAAACTAACAGAAGAATTACCTTGTTTGGTATTGTCTAAATACGAAACTTTTAATCCTGGGAATTCTGTAAAAGACCGTATGGCTTTACAGATGATTGAAGATGCAGAGGCAGACGGAAGGCTTAAACCAGGCGGAACAATAATAGAAGGTACTTCTGGTAATACAGGAATGGGATTGGCATTGGCTGCTATAATAAAAGGATACAAATGTATTTTTGTAATGGCAGATAAACAGTCTAAAGAAAAAGTAGATATTTTAAAAGCAGTAGGTGCAGAGGTTGTTGTTTGCCCTACAGCGGTAGAGCCAGAGGATCCACGTTCTTACTACTCTGTTTCTAAACGTTTAGGAGAAGAAATACCAAATTCATGGTATGTAAATCAATATGACAATCCGTCTAACGCTAAAGCACATTTTTTAAGTACAGGTCCAGAAATTTGGGAGCAAACAGAAGGTAAAATAACACATTTTGTTGTTGGTGTTGGTACTGGTGGTACTATATCTGGTGTTGGTAAATACCTAAAATCTAAAAACCCTAATGTAAAAGTTTGGGGTGTAGATACATACGGTTCTGTATTTAAAAAATACCATGAGACGGGCGAGTTTGATGAAAACGAGATTTACCCATACATAACAGAAGGTATTGGTGAAGATATTTTACCTAAAAATGTAGATTTTAGTATTATTGATGGTTTTACAAAAGTAACCGACAAAGATGCTGCTGTATACACGCAACGCTTGGCTAAAGAAGAAGGTATGTTTTTAGGCAATAGTGCAGGTGCCGCTATTAAAGGTGTGTTGCAGTTAAAAGAACATTTTACAAAAGATGATGTAGTTGTGGTACTTTTTCACGATCACGGAAGTAGGTATGTTGGTAAAATGTTTAATGATGATTGGATGAGAGAACAAAACTTTATAGAATAA
- a CDS encoding sugar O-acetyltransferase — MQSEKEKMLSGKPYSPYDKQLAAERLKAKEIVFNFNSRRPTQIKEQKQDLIELLSKTPKRFYIEPPFRCDYGYNIEIGTNFFANYNLTILDCAKVTIGDNVMLGPNVAMYTATHPIHHSIRNKHYEHALPITIGSNVWVGGNVVINPGVTIGANSVIGSGSVVTKNIPSNVVAVGNPCVVKRQITEEDKVYFDIK, encoded by the coding sequence ATGCAGAGTGAAAAAGAAAAAATGCTTTCTGGTAAGCCGTATTCTCCTTACGATAAACAATTAGCAGCAGAGCGTTTAAAAGCAAAAGAAATTGTTTTTAATTTTAACTCTCGCAGGCCCACACAAATAAAAGAACAAAAGCAAGACTTAATAGAGCTTTTAAGTAAAACTCCTAAGCGGTTCTATATAGAGCCGCCTTTTAGGTGTGATTATGGTTATAATATAGAAATTGGCACTAACTTTTTTGCCAATTATAACCTTACTATTTTAGACTGTGCAAAAGTTACCATAGGAGACAATGTAATGCTAGGTCCTAATGTTGCAATGTATACCGCAACACACCCCATACACCACAGTATTAGAAACAAACATTATGAGCACGCTTTACCTATAACTATTGGTAGTAATGTATGGGTTGGCGGTAACGTTGTTATAAACCCAGGAGTAACTATTGGTGCTAATAGTGTTATTGGTTCTGGTAGTGTAGTAACTAAAAATATTCCTAGTAATGTAGTTGCAGTAGGTAATCCTTGTGTGGTTAAAAGGCAAATTACCGAAGAAGATAAAGTCTATTTTGATATAAAATAG
- a CDS encoding aldose 1-epimerase, with product MITLKLANQTVKIDKGELVNYIVNDVEFIHQKGDPGWRNADTEMFPIIGPTAEANFKVQTPKGDAVQDQHGLLRELAYTLVENSSTTAIFQKEYKANTKVTNSKYPNKSTVSELYWPYDFQFQKKYQLTNSGLKITFTITAEEGMPYMLGYHPAFKTENSTTQVSYGENTKASVQDIKAAGSVAYPLRDVTKAELQNTNAITIETQGFKELMLWTEVDTMLCIEPITFYPYDVAQNKLFKGFSHIAKLPAEYKVFLKPIN from the coding sequence ATGATAACACTAAAATTAGCAAACCAAACCGTTAAGATTGATAAAGGTGAACTGGTAAATTACATTGTTAATGATGTAGAGTTTATACACCAAAAGGGAGATCCAGGTTGGCGAAACGCAGATACAGAAATGTTTCCTATTATTGGGCCAACTGCAGAAGCAAATTTTAAGGTACAAACACCAAAAGGAGATGCTGTGCAAGACCAACACGGTTTATTAAGAGAGTTAGCATATACACTGGTAGAAAATAGCAGTACTACGGCAATTTTTCAAAAGGAGTATAAGGCCAATACCAAAGTAACCAATTCTAAATATCCAAATAAATCTACTGTAAGTGAATTGTACTGGCCATATGATTTTCAATTTCAAAAAAAATACCAACTTACTAATAGCGGGTTAAAAATCACATTTACAATTACAGCAGAAGAAGGTATGCCGTATATGTTAGGGTACCATCCTGCTTTTAAAACCGAAAACAGTACTACACAAGTTAGTTATGGAGAAAATACTAAAGCTAGTGTACAAGATATAAAAGCTGCCGGTAGTGTGGCTTATCCTTTAAGAGATGTTACTAAGGCAGAACTACAAAATACAAATGCTATTACTATAGAAACCCAAGGTTTTAAAGAGTTAATGTTATGGACAGAGGTAGACACTATGTTATGTATAGAGCCTATTACATTTTACCCTTATGATGTTGCACAAAACAAATTATTTAAAGGGTTTAGCCATATAGCTAAGTTGCCAGCTGAATATAAAGTGTTTTTAAAACCAATTAATTAG
- a CDS encoding SulP family inorganic anion transporter has protein sequence MQHFFPILTWLKSYKKGDFIKDLLAGFTVGIILIPQGMAYAMIAGLPPVYGLYAALFPTLMYVFLGTSRQLAVGPVAMDSLLVAAGLGALSLATTQDYIAMAIVLGFMVGATQFLLGLFRMGFLVNFMSKPVISGFTSGAAIIIMFSQLKHLLGANIEGSSKFVTLIKNVFAKVAETNMYDFAIGMVGILIIVVVKKINKKIPSILFVVVLGILAVYFFKLEQYGVKIVGAIPDGLPSFGVPNINIKNILDIWPIAVTLALVGYLEAISIGKALEEKSGKETINPNQELIAIGSANMVGSFFKSFPVTASFSRSAINYEAGAKTNLASLFSVIMVVVVLLFLTPLFFYLPKAVLASIIMVSVFGLIDIAYPKELWKHRKDEFLVLLATFICTVFIGIKEGILVGVLFSLLLMVYRTSKPHFAVLGNVKGTDYYKNVSRFGTEVITRDDLLIVRFDAQLYFGNASYFKTELYKHIHKKGAALKGVILNAEAINYIDSSAAQMLEKVIREIHEKNIQFYVAGAIGPARDIIFTSGIITELHREFLFVKTSEAVTYFDEPKEISMLRAKVAHQKNFN, from the coding sequence ATGCAGCATTTCTTTCCCATACTAACGTGGCTTAAAAGCTATAAAAAAGGAGATTTTATAAAAGACTTATTGGCTGGTTTTACCGTTGGTATTATTTTAATCCCTCAAGGTATGGCATATGCTATGATTGCTGGTTTACCACCGGTTTATGGTCTGTATGCAGCCTTGTTTCCTACCTTAATGTATGTTTTTTTAGGAACATCTAGGCAGTTGGCTGTGGGGCCTGTTGCTATGGATTCTTTATTGGTTGCAGCCGGTTTAGGAGCTTTGTCACTTGCCACTACACAAGATTATATTGCTATGGCAATTGTGTTGGGTTTTATGGTTGGTGCTACTCAGTTTTTATTGGGGTTATTTAGAATGGGTTTTTTAGTAAACTTTATGTCTAAACCTGTAATTAGTGGTTTTACATCTGGTGCAGCAATTATAATTATGTTTAGTCAGCTTAAACATTTACTAGGCGCAAATATAGAGGGCAGTAGCAAATTTGTAACTTTAATAAAAAATGTGTTTGCAAAAGTAGCAGAAACCAATATGTACGACTTTGCCATTGGTATGGTTGGTATACTTATAATAGTGGTAGTAAAAAAAATAAATAAAAAAATACCGTCTATTTTATTTGTAGTAGTATTGGGTATTTTGGCTGTTTACTTTTTTAAACTAGAGCAATACGGAGTAAAAATAGTAGGTGCTATACCAGACGGTTTACCTTCATTTGGTGTACCTAACATAAATATAAAAAACATATTAGATATTTGGCCAATTGCAGTAACATTAGCTTTGGTTGGCTATTTAGAGGCTATTTCAATAGGTAAAGCTTTAGAAGAAAAAAGTGGTAAAGAAACTATAAACCCAAATCAGGAGTTAATTGCTATTGGATCTGCAAATATGGTAGGTTCTTTTTTTAAATCTTTTCCGGTTACAGCAAGTTTTTCTAGGTCCGCTATAAATTATGAGGCAGGAGCAAAAACAAATTTAGCATCACTTTTTAGCGTAATAATGGTAGTGGTGGTGTTATTATTTTTAACACCATTATTTTTCTATCTACCTAAAGCAGTATTAGCATCTATAATAATGGTTTCTGTATTTGGATTAATAGATATAGCTTATCCCAAAGAACTCTGGAAACATCGTAAAGACGAGTTTTTAGTTTTACTAGCAACATTTATTTGTACGGTCTTTATAGGCATAAAAGAGGGTATTTTAGTGGGTGTTTTATTTTCATTATTGTTAATGGTGTACAGAACATCTAAACCACATTTTGCAGTGTTAGGAAACGTAAAAGGTACAGATTATTACAAAAATGTTAGCCGTTTTGGTACAGAGGTAATTACAAGAGATGATTTATTAATAGTTAGGTTTGATGCGCAGTTGTATTTTGGTAATGCAAGCTATTTTAAAACAGAATTGTACAAACACATACACAAAAAAGGTGCCGCTCTAAAAGGTGTAATATTAAATGCTGAAGCCATAAATTATATAGACTCTAGCGCTGCACAAATGCTAGAAAAAGTAATTAGAGAAATTCACGAAAAAAACATACAGTTTTATGTTGCTGGAGCAATAGGTCCTGCAAGAGACATTATTTTTACAAGCGGAATTATAACAGAGTTGCACAGAGAGTTTTTGTTTGTAAAAACATCTGAAGCTGTAACGTATTTTGATGAGCCAAAGGAAATATCAATGTTAAGAGCCAAAGTGGCACACCAAAAAAATTTTAACTGA
- a CDS encoding MBL fold metallo-hydrolase: protein MNIEQIYTGCLAQGAYYIESNGEVAIIDPLREIDPYIKRATTDNATIKYIFETHFHADFVSGHVSLSKATGAPIVFGPNANTGFDALIAEDLQEFKVGNVTIVVLHTPGHTMESTTYLLRDENGKDHAIFSGDTLFLGDVGRPDLAQKAGEITEKDLAGFLFDSLRNKIMPLADDVIVYPAHGAGSACGKNMMKETVDTLGNQKKMNYALRADMTKEEFIKEVTDGLAPPPKYFPLNVKMNKEGYDDIAVVQERGTRPLSPEELEVVANETNAIVLDVRHQNEYVEEHIPRSIFIGLNGSFAPWVGALIADVKQPIVLVVPDGLEKEAITRLSRVGFDNTIGYLKGGIEAWKAAGKEVDSLRSISAQEAKKEIAEKNAPVFDVRKVGEYQSEHLVDVTSTPLSMLNNHLAEFPKEETFYIHCAGGYRSVIAASILKSRGIHNLVDIAGGFAAMRKADMNITKYVCPSTL, encoded by the coding sequence ATGAATATAGAACAGATTTATACAGGATGCTTGGCACAAGGTGCTTATTATATAGAGAGTAATGGCGAGGTTGCAATTATAGACCCGTTAAGAGAAATAGACCCTTATATTAAAAGAGCAACTACAGATAATGCTACTATAAAATATATTTTTGAAACTCATTTTCATGCAGATTTTGTTAGCGGACACGTTTCTTTGTCTAAAGCAACTGGCGCACCAATAGTTTTTGGGCCAAACGCAAATACTGGTTTTGATGCCCTTATAGCAGAAGACTTACAAGAGTTTAAAGTAGGTAATGTAACAATTGTGGTATTACATACACCAGGGCATACTATGGAGAGTACAACCTATTTATTGCGTGATGAAAATGGTAAAGACCACGCTATTTTTTCTGGTGACACATTGTTTTTAGGAGATGTTGGTAGACCAGATTTAGCACAGAAAGCAGGTGAAATTACAGAAAAAGATTTAGCAGGCTTTTTGTTTGATAGTTTACGTAACAAAATTATGCCTTTAGCAGATGATGTTATTGTGTACCCAGCTCACGGTGCAGGTTCTGCTTGTGGTAAAAATATGATGAAAGAAACCGTAGACACACTAGGTAACCAAAAGAAAATGAATTATGCCTTACGTGCAGATATGACTAAGGAAGAATTTATAAAAGAGGTTACAGATGGTTTAGCTCCTCCTCCAAAATATTTTCCGCTTAATGTTAAAATGAATAAAGAGGGGTATGATGATATAGCTGTTGTACAAGAAAGAGGTACAAGACCATTATCACCAGAAGAGTTAGAGGTTGTAGCAAATGAAACTAATGCAATTGTTTTAGATGTTAGGCACCAAAATGAATATGTAGAAGAACACATACCAAGATCTATTTTTATAGGACTTAATGGTAGTTTTGCTCCTTGGGTAGGTGCTTTAATTGCAGATGTTAAGCAACCTATTGTTTTGGTTGTACCAGACGGACTAGAAAAAGAAGCAATTACACGCTTGTCTCGTGTTGGTTTTGATAATACTATTGGTTATTTAAAAGGTGGTATTGAAGCTTGGAAAGCTGCGGGTAAAGAAGTAGATAGCTTACGCTCTATATCTGCACAAGAAGCTAAAAAAGAAATTGCAGAAAAAAATGCACCTGTTTTTGATGTTCGTAAAGTAGGCGAGTACCAGTCAGAGCATTTAGTAGATGTTACAAGTACACCATTAAGTATGCTAAACAACCATTTAGCAGAGTTTCCTAAAGAAGAAACTTTTTATATACATTGTGCTGGTGGTTACAGATCTGTAATTGCTGCATCTATTTTAAAAAGCAGAGGAATTCATAATTTAGTAGATATTGCAGGTGGTTTTGCGGCTATGCGTAAAGCAGATATGAATATAACAAAATACGTTTGTCCATCTACTTTGTAG